A single Agrococcus sp. ARC_14 DNA region contains:
- a CDS encoding iron chelate uptake ABC transporter family permease subunit: MSTSLPSGDLPRAHRARRWALPALGALLLAVALAAVCFGAAGIAPADALASLAARLGIGTTPLGRIDDAIVVDLRLPRVLAACAVGAGLAIVGAVMQALVRNPLADPYLLGVSSGASVGAVLVLIAGLGVLLPVAAFAGALLALLATLGLAGAAGGATPTRTVLAGVVVASAASALVSLVIFWQADGDAFREILAWLLGSLASIGWPSALIALVGAALALPLLASGRMLDALALGDSAAGALGVDVRRTRWVLLVACALVTGVLVSVSGAIGFIGLVVPHAVRLVVGSAHALLLPASGLAGAIVLLVADTVARAAFDPRELPVGIVTALIGAPIFAALMLTGRVRT; the protein is encoded by the coding sequence ATGTCCACATCTCTGCCGAGCGGCGACCTGCCGCGGGCACACCGCGCTCGCCGCTGGGCGCTGCCGGCGCTCGGCGCGCTGCTGCTCGCGGTCGCGCTCGCCGCTGTCTGCTTCGGCGCCGCGGGGATCGCGCCGGCCGACGCCTTGGCATCGCTCGCCGCCAGGCTCGGCATCGGCACCACACCGCTCGGCCGCATCGACGACGCGATCGTGGTCGACCTGCGGCTTCCCCGCGTGCTCGCCGCCTGCGCCGTCGGCGCTGGGCTCGCGATCGTGGGTGCCGTGATGCAGGCGCTCGTGCGGAACCCGCTCGCCGACCCCTATCTGCTCGGCGTCTCCTCCGGCGCATCCGTCGGCGCCGTGCTCGTGCTCATCGCCGGCCTCGGCGTGCTGCTGCCCGTCGCGGCGTTCGCCGGTGCGCTGCTGGCCTTGCTCGCGACGCTCGGGCTCGCCGGTGCCGCCGGCGGTGCGACGCCCACCCGCACCGTGCTCGCGGGCGTCGTGGTCGCATCCGCCGCCTCTGCCCTCGTCTCGCTCGTGATCTTCTGGCAGGCGGATGGCGACGCGTTCCGCGAGATCCTCGCGTGGCTGCTCGGCTCGCTCGCATCGATCGGCTGGCCGAGCGCCCTGATCGCGCTCGTCGGCGCCGCGCTCGCGCTGCCGCTGCTCGCCAGCGGCAGGATGCTCGACGCGCTCGCGCTCGGCGACAGCGCCGCCGGTGCGCTCGGCGTCGACGTCCGCCGCACCCGCTGGGTGCTGCTCGTCGCGTGCGCGCTCGTGACCGGCGTGCTCGTGTCAGTCTCCGGCGCGATCGGGTTCATCGGGCTCGTCGTGCCGCACGCGGTGCGGCTCGTCGTGGGCTCCGCGCACGCGCTGCTGCTGCCCGCCTCCGGGCTCGCGGGAGCGATCGTGCTGCTGGTGGCCGACACGGTGGCGCGCGCGGCCTTCGACCCGCGCGAGCTGCCGGTCGGCATCGTGACGGCGCTCATCGGCGCCCCGATCTTCGCGGCGCTCATGCTCACGGGGCGGGTGCGCACGTGA
- a CDS encoding ABC transporter ATP-binding protein, which yields MSGLQIEGLTVAVRGRALVDDATWSAPVGRITALVGPNGAGKSTMLRAIAGVVPERATRAGRVLLGGERLDTQTARVRARRVALVEQLADSVPQLTAREAVRLGRTPHHRMLGFSLGDDAVVEASLADAGATELAERRLGELSGGELQRVHIARALAQQSDAGAGSALLLDEPTNHLDVAWQLDLLELVRRIAADRPVVLTVHDLALAATHADRVVLVDGGRVIAEGAADAVLTAERIRSVYGVEASIDADPAGVAIRYRRLGS from the coding sequence GTGAGCGGGCTGCAGATCGAGGGCCTCACGGTCGCGGTGCGCGGGCGGGCCCTCGTCGACGACGCCACCTGGAGCGCACCGGTCGGCCGGATCACGGCGCTCGTCGGCCCGAACGGCGCCGGCAAGTCGACGATGCTGCGCGCCATCGCCGGCGTCGTCCCCGAGCGCGCCACCCGCGCTGGCCGGGTGCTGCTGGGCGGCGAGCGGCTCGACACGCAGACCGCTCGCGTGCGTGCTCGTCGGGTCGCGCTGGTCGAGCAGCTGGCCGACTCGGTGCCGCAGCTGACCGCGCGCGAGGCCGTGCGCCTCGGCCGCACGCCCCACCACCGCATGCTCGGCTTCTCGCTCGGCGACGACGCGGTGGTCGAGGCGTCGCTCGCCGACGCCGGCGCCACCGAGCTCGCCGAGCGTCGCCTGGGCGAGCTCTCCGGTGGTGAGCTGCAGCGCGTGCACATCGCGCGGGCGCTCGCGCAGCAGTCCGACGCCGGCGCGGGCTCTGCGCTGCTGCTCGACGAGCCCACCAATCACCTCGACGTCGCCTGGCAGCTCGACCTGCTCGAGCTCGTGCGCCGCATCGCCGCAGACCGTCCCGTCGTGCTCACGGTGCACGACCTCGCCCTCGCCGCCACGCACGCCGACCGCGTCGTGCTGGTGGATGGCGGGCGGGTGATCGCCGAAGGGGCTGCGGATGCGGTGCTGACGGCCGAGCGCATCCGCTCGGTCTACGGCGTGGAGGCGTCGATCGACGCCGACCCCGCCGGGGTGGCCATCAGGTACAGGAGGCTGGGCTCATGA
- the cofD gene encoding 2-phospho-L-lactate transferase produces the protein MRITVLAGGVGGARFALGLREAAPDADISIVANVGDDMWLAGVKVCPDLDSLMYALAGVGDTERGWGRAGESERVAAELTAYGVGWPWFTLGDLDLGTHLARTALLREGATLTEATARLASRWQLGATLLPVTDDEVPTHVVTDEGVIHFEEWWVRTRATAPVRRFVQHGVERSRISHAAQTAIAEADVVLIAPSNPVVSIGTILGVPGVRESLEAATAPIVGVSPIIGGRAVRGMAATCLEAIGVQADAAAVAAHYGARSRGGLLDGWLVAEEDAAGLAGLRELGLRAAARPLLLTPGGPAAQVAREALALASS, from the coding sequence ATGAGGATCACCGTGCTGGCTGGTGGCGTGGGAGGCGCGCGCTTCGCGCTCGGGCTGCGCGAGGCGGCGCCGGATGCCGACATCTCGATCGTCGCCAACGTGGGCGATGACATGTGGCTCGCCGGCGTGAAGGTCTGCCCCGACCTCGACTCGCTCATGTACGCGCTCGCCGGCGTCGGCGACACCGAGCGCGGCTGGGGCAGGGCCGGCGAGAGCGAGCGCGTCGCGGCAGAGCTGACGGCCTACGGCGTCGGCTGGCCGTGGTTCACGCTCGGCGATCTCGACCTCGGCACCCACCTGGCCCGCACCGCGCTGCTGCGCGAGGGGGCGACGCTCACGGAGGCGACCGCGCGGCTGGCCTCCCGCTGGCAGCTGGGCGCCACCCTGCTGCCCGTCACCGACGACGAGGTGCCGACGCACGTGGTGACCGACGAGGGCGTGATCCACTTCGAGGAGTGGTGGGTGCGCACGCGCGCGACGGCACCCGTGCGGCGCTTCGTGCAGCACGGCGTCGAGCGCTCCCGCATCTCGCATGCTGCGCAGACGGCCATCGCCGAGGCCGATGTGGTGCTCATCGCGCCATCGAACCCCGTCGTCTCGATCGGCACGATCCTGGGCGTGCCGGGCGTGCGCGAGTCGCTGGAGGCGGCGACGGCACCCATCGTGGGCGTCTCCCCCATCATCGGCGGACGGGCCGTGCGCGGCATGGCGGCGACCTGCCTCGAGGCGATCGGGGTGCAGGCGGATGCGGCTGCGGTCGCCGCGCACTACGGCGCACGGTCGCGAGGCGGCCTGCTCGACGGCTGGCTCGTCGCCGAGGAGGACGCGGCGGGGCTGGCCGGGCTCCGCGAGCTCGGGCTGCGCGCAGCAGCGCGGCCGCTGCTGCTGACGCCGGGCGGCCCGGCGGCGCAGGTCGCGCGCGAGGCGCTCGCGCTCGCCAGCTCGTAG
- the cofC gene encoding 2-phospho-L-lactate guanylyltransferase codes for MQWSIVIPVKGSIGKSRLDAGDARAALAVAFARDAIAAARATPSIDRVVVVTCDGDVTRGLDGIEVVDDPAAGLRAAINAGIATLPAGAPTAVMLGDLPALTPEALESALQLAEREQRSYVPDAIATGTTLLAARRADALRPHFGPGSAQLHRLAGHVELPVAPDSGLRVDVDELADLHIAIDLGVGEHTQAVLRGAQLAA; via the coding sequence ATGCAGTGGTCGATCGTCATCCCCGTCAAGGGGTCGATCGGCAAGTCGCGCCTCGACGCGGGCGATGCCCGTGCGGCGCTCGCCGTGGCCTTCGCCCGCGACGCCATCGCGGCCGCGCGCGCCACCCCATCCATCGATCGCGTCGTCGTCGTCACCTGCGACGGCGACGTCACGCGCGGCCTGGACGGCATCGAGGTCGTCGACGACCCGGCGGCCGGCCTGCGCGCGGCGATCAACGCCGGCATCGCGACCCTGCCAGCCGGGGCACCGACCGCCGTCATGCTCGGCGACCTGCCCGCGCTGACCCCCGAGGCGCTCGAGTCTGCGCTGCAGCTCGCCGAGCGGGAGCAGCGCTCCTACGTGCCCGACGCGATCGCCACCGGCACCACGCTGCTGGCGGCGAGGCGGGCGGATGCGCTGCGGCCGCACTTCGGGCCCGGCTCCGCGCAGCTGCACCGGCTCGCGGGCCACGTCGAGCTGCCTGTCGCGCCCGACTCGGGGCTGCGGGTCGACGTCGACGAGCTGGCCGACCTGCACATCGCGATCGACCTGGGTGTCGGCGAGCACACGCAGGCGGTGCTGCGCGGCGCGCAGCTCGCGGCTTGA
- a CDS encoding transglutaminase domain-containing protein, with product MTRRPFRAVAATPAPGPVSGPGPRGPQRARAGIVETIALALLPLAWLWSAISVLGEAWLWPAVAAVASMAIVAAVVRSVAPALVGTLAAALVGVAWVTGLTAPDEALLGFVPTPGSLEPTMQALNQGVIDIAWALSTPLDATGVVLAVIVAAAVVLSLLVDVLGHGLRVPAIAVVLAAMPLVLPIAFRIDVPWGHALPGVIAAAAVLAAPAIDERLALGRGWLAPVALVGIAAVLSAAVPLLAPAPRETAFDLPTIDELFTPATPVLNTEIDLGDQLRRPADRPVFTYSTTDGESIVTRLMTLPQAGAGGFESIEPEPGSPGVLVEGADTGVGMQMTVRMGNVQAESLPTPERVQSVPRAEGRSWDEANDALRISADVETRGLEFTASGSRSAPLDEIPAASSSSGHDEYLAMPEAAAAIAQQGAGLVDEGMSAMQRVTAVHGYMTEGLWNYSEQLDLPGFGGTTGDGWDALAGFLENRSGYCVHYASATAGLLRGAGVPARVVVGFLPGSEISGGWAVSTNEMHAWAEAWIDGAGWVRVETTPGAGTGVASPEGGEVTQSPTPEPTPSAAPEETPVPSDSPAPGASPTAPTPTSSAAPGAPGESGGLPIDPAVVRAILIALGVLLLLALPAIVRAVQRAVRLRRGAPGGWLELRATLADLGVRLPDSATPGQLHAAIADRVEPDAAQAADRVRLAAERAVFDAGSRAAGVVDGDVRVVRRAVVASGPGWRRVLAAVLPPSLLRVLAVGED from the coding sequence TTGACGCGACGGCCCTTTCGGGCCGTCGCCGCGACCCCAGCTCCGGGGCCCGTCTCGGGCCCCGGGCCCCGAGGCCCTCAGCGGGCCCGCGCCGGCATCGTCGAGACCATCGCCCTCGCCCTGCTGCCGCTCGCGTGGCTGTGGTCGGCGATCTCGGTGCTGGGGGAGGCGTGGCTGTGGCCCGCGGTCGCGGCGGTCGCGTCGATGGCGATCGTTGCGGCGGTCGTGCGCTCCGTGGCTCCCGCGCTCGTCGGCACGCTCGCGGCCGCGCTCGTGGGCGTCGCCTGGGTGACGGGGCTGACCGCTCCCGATGAGGCGCTGCTCGGCTTCGTGCCGACGCCGGGGTCGCTCGAACCGACGATGCAGGCGCTCAACCAGGGCGTGATCGACATCGCGTGGGCCCTGTCGACACCGCTCGACGCCACCGGCGTGGTGCTCGCCGTGATCGTCGCGGCCGCCGTGGTGCTGAGCCTCCTGGTCGACGTGCTCGGCCACGGGCTGCGGGTGCCGGCGATCGCCGTGGTGCTCGCCGCGATGCCGCTGGTGCTGCCGATCGCCTTCCGCATCGACGTGCCGTGGGGGCACGCGCTGCCCGGCGTGATCGCTGCCGCCGCGGTGCTGGCCGCCCCCGCGATCGACGAGCGCCTGGCGCTCGGGCGCGGCTGGCTCGCCCCCGTCGCGCTCGTGGGGATCGCCGCAGTGCTCTCTGCGGCCGTGCCGCTGCTGGCGCCGGCACCGCGCGAGACCGCGTTCGACCTGCCGACGATCGACGAGCTCTTCACGCCAGCCACGCCCGTGCTCAACACCGAGATCGACCTGGGCGACCAGCTGCGCAGGCCCGCCGACCGGCCGGTGTTCACCTACTCGACGACCGACGGCGAATCGATCGTGACGCGGCTCATGACGCTGCCGCAAGCGGGAGCCGGCGGCTTCGAGTCGATCGAGCCCGAGCCCGGCAGCCCCGGTGTGCTGGTCGAGGGCGCCGACACCGGAGTCGGCATGCAGATGACGGTGCGGATGGGCAACGTGCAGGCCGAGAGCCTGCCGACGCCCGAGCGGGTGCAGAGCGTGCCGCGCGCCGAGGGCAGGAGCTGGGACGAGGCGAACGACGCGCTGCGCATCAGCGCCGACGTGGAGACGCGCGGGCTCGAGTTCACCGCATCCGGATCCCGCTCCGCGCCGCTCGACGAGATCCCCGCCGCCTCGAGCTCGAGCGGCCACGACGAGTACCTGGCGATGCCGGAGGCGGCCGCCGCGATCGCCCAGCAGGGTGCGGGCCTGGTCGACGAGGGCATGAGCGCCATGCAGCGCGTCACGGCCGTGCACGGCTACATGACCGAGGGCCTCTGGAACTACTCCGAGCAGCTCGACCTGCCCGGCTTCGGCGGCACGACCGGCGACGGCTGGGATGCGCTCGCCGGCTTCCTCGAGAATCGCAGCGGCTACTGCGTGCACTACGCGAGCGCCACCGCCGGCCTGCTGCGAGGCGCGGGAGTGCCTGCGCGCGTGGTCGTCGGCTTCCTGCCCGGGAGCGAGATCAGCGGCGGATGGGCGGTCTCGACCAACGAGATGCACGCGTGGGCGGAGGCGTGGATCGACGGCGCCGGCTGGGTGCGGGTGGAGACGACGCCCGGAGCAGGCACGGGCGTCGCGAGCCCCGAGGGCGGCGAGGTCACGCAGAGCCCCACCCCGGAGCCCACGCCGTCGGCAGCGCCCGAGGAGACACCGGTGCCGAGCGACTCGCCCGCGCCCGGCGCATCGCCCACGGCACCGACACCGACATCGAGCGCGGCGCCCGGCGCGCCGGGGGAGAGCGGTGGCCTCCCCATCGATCCGGCGGTGGTGCGGGCGATCCTCATCGCGCTCGGCGTGCTGCTGCTGCTCGCGCTGCCCGCGATCGTGCGGGCCGTGCAGCGCGCGGTGCGGCTGCGGCGCGGTGCGCCGGGCGGCTGGCTCGAGCTGCGCGCGACGCTCGCCGACCTCGGCGTGCGCCTGCCCGACTCCGCCACGCCCGGGCAGCTGCACGCGGCGATCGCCGACCGGGTGGAGCCGGATGCCGCGCAGGCGGCCGACCGCGTGCGGCTCGCAGCAGAGCGTGCCGTGTTCGACGCGGGCTCGCGCGCTGCGGGTGTCGTCGACGGCGACGTGCGGGTGGTGCGGCGGGCAGTCGTGGCGAGCGGCCCGGGCTGGCGGCGGGTGCTCGCGGCGGTGCTGCCGCCAAGCCTGCTGCGCGTGCTCGCGGTCGGCGAGGACTGA
- a CDS encoding DUF58 domain-containing protein, with protein sequence MTAGDPPRAREAARARSRSAADRSKVRPTARGVVLLLVGALLLVAAYWERQAVILVPAALCLGILLLGGWWAIGAVGSMRLGVPGVVSEGQDAVLRIAGDRRHAGARWSTWGPGPERYLLLEGELGADGRAEAPLGHHPRGRWRLAPVEIVALDPFRVMRTTRTVDPLASLVVGPELLSVPSSSLRSNREEGRMAQSRTADNVDAMVREWRPGDPQRRVHWRQSAKRGQLMVRQEANPATDDDVVLVDTAAAAGTDRAAQDRLARAACSIVRALAGNERTVVVRETGEPSILTADWRDLPAALAAFASMEAEAPAEPLRRDGTAAHVVALEESAPETWTLPPGSTLWLVAARDAAPRRIAPGSRVRTQRWIDRVGPVRELL encoded by the coding sequence ATGACCGCCGGCGACCCACCCAGAGCGCGCGAGGCGGCGCGGGCTCGCTCGCGCTCGGCGGCTGACCGCTCGAAGGTGCGCCCGACGGCGCGCGGGGTGGTGCTGCTGCTCGTCGGCGCGCTGCTGCTCGTCGCCGCCTACTGGGAGCGGCAGGCCGTGATCCTGGTGCCAGCGGCGCTGTGCCTCGGCATCCTGCTGCTGGGCGGCTGGTGGGCGATCGGTGCCGTCGGCAGCATGCGCCTGGGGGTGCCGGGCGTCGTGTCCGAGGGGCAGGATGCGGTGCTGCGCATCGCGGGCGACCGCCGGCACGCGGGTGCCAGGTGGTCGACCTGGGGGCCGGGCCCCGAGCGCTACCTGCTGCTCGAGGGCGAGCTCGGCGCAGACGGTCGCGCCGAGGCGCCGCTCGGCCACCACCCGCGCGGTCGCTGGCGGCTCGCGCCGGTCGAGATCGTCGCGCTCGACCCGTTCCGGGTGATGCGCACCACCCGCACGGTCGATCCGCTCGCGAGCCTCGTCGTGGGGCCCGAGCTGCTCTCGGTGCCGTCGTCGTCGCTGCGGTCGAATCGCGAGGAGGGCCGGATGGCGCAGTCCCGCACGGCCGACAACGTCGACGCGATGGTGCGCGAGTGGCGGCCCGGCGACCCGCAGCGCCGCGTCCACTGGCGGCAGTCCGCCAAGCGCGGCCAGCTGATGGTGCGGCAGGAGGCCAACCCCGCGACCGACGACGACGTCGTGCTGGTCGACACCGCGGCTGCCGCCGGCACCGACCGCGCCGCGCAGGATCGGCTCGCGCGCGCCGCGTGCTCGATCGTGCGGGCGCTCGCGGGCAACGAGCGCACCGTGGTCGTGCGCGAGACGGGTGAGCCCAGCATCCTCACCGCCGACTGGCGCGACCTGCCAGCGGCGCTCGCGGCCTTCGCGTCGATGGAGGCCGAGGCTCCTGCCGAGCCCCTGCGGCGCGACGGCACGGCAGCGCACGTGGTGGCACTGGAGGAGTCGGCGCCCGAGACCTGGACGCTGCCGCCCGGCTCCACGCTCTGGCTGGTCGCCGCCCGCGACGCCGCCCCGCGCCGCATCGCGCCGGGCTCGCGCGTGCGCACGCAGCGGTGGATCGACCGCGTCGGGCCGGTCAGGGAACTGCTGTGA
- a CDS encoding AAA family ATPase codes for MTAGERIEAAVASVISGKAGEIRTVLTVLLAEGHVLLEDVPGVGKTQLARAFAAAIGGTVRRIQCTPDLLPSDITGMSVLDQKTGELRFQPGPVFANIVIADEINRASPKTQAALLECMAEGQVTVDGVTHVLPTPFLVVATQNPIDMEGTYALPEAQRDRFMARLELGYPDEDAEHAMVSARETAQPLDAVRAVTSEGQFHAEIDGARAVRAHELVERYAVRLARATRGHPDVRLGASPRATLQLVRAAKAHAHLLGRDWLSPDDVKALAVHVLPHHLVMHDPHARYEEARAVVAQALAKTVAPIMR; via the coding sequence ATGACGGCAGGCGAGCGCATCGAGGCAGCGGTCGCGAGCGTCATCTCCGGCAAGGCCGGCGAGATCCGCACGGTGCTCACCGTGCTGCTCGCCGAGGGCCACGTGCTGCTCGAGGATGTGCCGGGCGTCGGCAAGACCCAGCTCGCACGCGCCTTCGCCGCGGCCATCGGCGGCACCGTGCGCCGCATCCAATGCACCCCCGACCTGCTGCCGAGCGACATCACGGGCATGTCGGTGCTCGACCAGAAGACCGGCGAGCTGCGCTTCCAGCCCGGCCCGGTGTTCGCCAACATCGTCATCGCCGACGAGATCAATCGCGCGAGCCCGAAGACGCAGGCCGCGCTGCTCGAGTGCATGGCCGAGGGGCAGGTCACGGTGGATGGCGTGACCCACGTGCTGCCGACCCCGTTCCTCGTGGTCGCGACGCAGAACCCCATCGACATGGAGGGCACCTACGCGCTGCCGGAGGCGCAGCGCGACCGCTTCATGGCGCGGCTGGAGCTCGGCTACCCCGACGAGGATGCCGAGCACGCGATGGTGTCGGCACGCGAGACCGCGCAGCCGCTCGACGCGGTGCGTGCGGTGACGAGCGAGGGGCAGTTCCACGCCGAGATCGACGGCGCCCGCGCCGTGCGCGCACACGAGCTCGTGGAGCGCTACGCGGTGCGGCTCGCCAGGGCGACCCGCGGTCACCCCGACGTGCGGCTGGGCGCGAGCCCGCGCGCGACGCTGCAGCTGGTGCGCGCCGCGAAGGCGCACGCGCACCTGCTGGGTCGTGACTGGCTCTCGCCCGATGACGTCAAGGCGCTCGCGGTGCACGTGCTGCCGCACCACCTGGTGATGCACGACCCGCACGCGCGCTACGAGGAGGCCAGAGCGGTGGTCGCGCAAGCGCTCGCCAAGACGGTCGCCCCGATCATGCGCTGA
- the cofE gene encoding coenzyme F420-0:L-glutamate ligase, with the protein MSDLQLTAVRGMGEIRAGDDLPQIIAEALAPLAPQDGDVVVVTSKIVSKAEGRSRPAAEREQAIDEESVRVVASRPYEGGVTRIVEHRTGLVLAAAGIDASNTDEGTILLLPVDSDASARAIAETLRSRFGLAIGVIVSDTLGRAWRIGQTDVAIGAAGLRVLESLSGQLDASGRPLVVTAPAIADEIAGAADLVAGKADGVPVVLVRGMGRHVAELDEPGAARLVRRQADDMFRLGADEAYRDGFEAGRREAAAAAEAGI; encoded by the coding sequence ATGAGCGACCTGCAGCTCACCGCCGTGCGGGGGATGGGCGAGATCCGCGCGGGCGACGACCTGCCGCAGATCATCGCCGAGGCCCTGGCGCCGCTGGCGCCGCAGGACGGCGACGTCGTCGTCGTCACCAGCAAGATCGTCTCGAAGGCCGAGGGCCGCTCCCGCCCCGCCGCAGAGCGCGAGCAGGCCATCGACGAGGAGTCGGTGCGCGTCGTCGCCTCCCGCCCCTACGAGGGCGGCGTGACGCGCATCGTCGAGCACCGCACCGGCCTCGTGCTCGCGGCGGCCGGCATCGACGCGTCGAACACCGACGAGGGCACGATCCTGCTGCTGCCGGTCGACTCGGATGCGTCGGCGCGCGCGATCGCCGAGACCCTGCGGTCGCGCTTCGGGCTCGCGATCGGCGTCATCGTGAGCGACACGCTCGGTCGTGCCTGGCGCATCGGCCAGACCGACGTCGCGATCGGCGCGGCGGGGCTGCGCGTGCTCGAATCGCTCTCCGGCCAGCTGGATGCCAGCGGGCGACCGCTCGTGGTGACGGCGCCCGCCATCGCCGACGAGATCGCCGGTGCCGCAGACCTCGTCGCCGGCAAGGCCGATGGCGTGCCCGTCGTGCTCGTGCGGGGCATGGGCCGCCACGTCGCCGAGCTCGACGAGCCCGGCGCAGCGCGGCTGGTGCGGCGGCAGGCGGATGACATGTTCCGGTTGGGTGCCGACGAGGCGTATCGGGATGGCTTCGAGGCAGGCAGGCGCGAGGCAGCAGCAGCGGCAGAGGCGGGGATCTAG
- the coaD gene encoding pantetheine-phosphate adenylyltransferase yields MPRIAVVPGSFDPVTLGHLDVVARAAKLFDEVHVVVTHNPDKQAFLPVVEREQLIERSIEEARIEGQIRIANWSMGLLVDYCQQVGAEVLVKGIRSSTDLAYETPMTIVNRNLAGVETIFMLPNPENAHVSSSLVRQVSELGGDISPYVPRAVATFLQQR; encoded by the coding sequence ATGCCCCGCATCGCTGTCGTGCCCGGTTCCTTCGACCCTGTGACTCTCGGTCACCTCGACGTGGTCGCGCGCGCTGCGAAGCTCTTCGACGAGGTGCACGTGGTCGTGACGCACAACCCCGACAAGCAGGCGTTCCTGCCGGTGGTCGAGCGCGAGCAGCTCATCGAGCGCTCCATCGAGGAGGCGCGGATCGAGGGCCAGATCCGCATCGCCAACTGGTCGATGGGCCTGTTGGTCGACTACTGCCAGCAGGTGGGAGCCGAGGTGCTCGTGAAGGGCATCCGCTCGTCGACCGACCTCGCATACGAGACGCCGATGACGATCGTGAACCGCAATCTCGCGGGTGTCGAGACCATCTTCATGCTTCCGAACCCAGAGAACGCGCACGTCTCCTCGAGCCTGGTGCGTCAGGTGTCCGAGCTCGGCGGCGACATCAGCCCCTACGTGCCGCGCGCGGTGGCCACCTTCCTGCAGCAGCGATGA